The genomic DNA cggccgcgccggcggcgggggggagacGGGGAAAAGGCGCGGGGCGCCTCAGGGCTGTGCGTGAGCTCCCGGCCTCAGCCGCCCGGCGGGCGTGAGGGATGCCGCGTGTGGTTGCGAggcggtggggaggggagagggaggcggGAGCCCCGGCTAggagcggggagggaggaagggagggagggcggctcTGCTAGGCCTCGGGCCCAGCTGGGctcctggagagcagcaggccgCGCCGCTGGTTACCCCGAGGGAGAGGCAGCGGCTGTGCCTCGGGCGGGAGAGCTGGTTCCCCGTCCGCCCCAGGTCTGCCTCTCCCCCACCTACCTACTCCCAGTCTGAAAAGACAAAACTTGCCGAGCGGTCGGGAGAAACGTCGGCTTCGCACCCTGCCTAAATCCTCGCTCCCCGACTCGGGGCAGCCAACGCCGAGGAAGAGCGGTTGGGCCTCTCTGGACCGTTTCTGTAACCCAGTGAGCCGTTTAAAGAAGACTCAAGCCACTTTTCAAGTCACCCTCTCATGAAGGAGCTAGGGAGACCTATGCAGCCGCTTGAACAGGCCTTACTAATGCTTCCCTGTACCTTCAGGAGAACTCTGCCTTTGATCCAGTCTTCTTGGCAAGCGGCGTAgctcacgcagcagcagcatggcagaGCGTGTAACCCTTACGCAGGAGCAAACCAGAGGGTAGGGGGCAGAAATCACTAGAGTGGTTGTGACCCCTATTGCTAATAACTGTTTTCTAGCAACCACTGCTTGGTAACCGATTTTATCcagagaaagaaaggctgcaacagtaAGATCAAGACAGTAGActtttttggggttgttttttttttttcatttgacttACTGGGATTAATATCACATTTAACAGAACAAAGAGAGATCATTGTGTTTTGGCAAGAGAGCACTAAAGTTAGCTAAtgtttaagtttaaaaatacatttgcaaaaggACAGAAATTTGTAGTATATAATTCATAATCAGGAGCTTTACAAAACTATTGTGGATTATTTGATACAAATGGAAACTCTAGTTTAAGAGAACAGCAAATCCATGTGATTTGCAGCCTTTTTAGTGGAATGATTACATAATGTctataaaatgaataatttctcTTCTAGGACTTTATGGAGATTTGGATACTCTGCCAGACTACTGAAAACTAATCATTTTAGGACAGCTGCATCAAATACATCATTTCCAGCGGTTTGGATGCTATTGGCGCAATATTCTGGCAGAATACCTGGACCCTTTGTAGTAATTCAAAGAAATAGTTTCTTTACAATGCCTGAAACCGTAGAGGATAAAGGTAACCTAGAACTGTATTCGCCACCTCCTAAAGTGCGTGGAATGACAGAACTCAATAGAGAAGCTTTCAAGAGGACAGTTGTTGTTCCAGTTCTTAAAGTTAAGAAAGAAATAATAAGTACTTTGTTGAAGTCCTTAAAACATACGGTGCTACAGCGGCCTGGTCTAAAACGAGTGGTTGAAGATCCAGAAGATGAGAACAACAGACTCCTTATATTGGATCCCCATAAAATAGCAGAATTCTCACTGGGAGAATCAGAACAAGAGGTATTAAAACAGCTTAATATTCCTCCTGAGGTGTGCAAGTATGACTTGGAGCTGACTTATGACAATTTCAAGTCAGAGGAGATCCTACGAGCAGTCCTTCCTGAAGGTCAAGATGTCACCTCTGGATTTAGCCGTGTTGGCCACATAGCACATTTGAATCTTAGAGATCATCAGCTACCTTACAGACATCTGATTGGTAGGTAAAACAACTGTTCTCAAAAAAGAATTTGTATTCCCAAAGGTATTTCAAGCAATCGTTCTATCTATAAGTTATTAATTGTACAAATAAAACTTTAGTCATctttattgctttaaaatttttactATACATAGCCTTGTATTTAAAATTGATGCTTTACCTGTACACAGAAGACACAATTCTGTCCTCTTACAGTAGCTGAGCTTTGGATCAGTGTAACGTATTTGCCTGAGAAAGATCAGATAACAACCCTGAAAGATTAGAGGGAGGTTGTTCAAACAAATGCTTGCTTTTGTAAATGTAATTGTAAACTACtgtgtttatgtattttataGAACATTGAAAGGTTGCAGTGCCTTAAACTGAATATTTGTTTACTCTCTCGTTCAGGCCAGGTTATAATTGACAAGAATCCAGGAGTCACCTGTGTAGTGAATAAAACCAGTATTATTGACAACACTTACAGAAATTTTCAAATGGAAGTGCTAGCTGGAGAGAGCAACCTGGTAACCAAGGtacgtggggtttttttcccccctactgtCTTAAATCTAATATgctaaaaaccaaaaacataactggaaagaaaatgtgaTGAAAAATCACTATTAAAAACACTCCTTTGCTTGCTGACCCTTCTGACACCCTTTTTAGAATGTAAGAATTGGCAGTTACTTTTACATTCATTTCTCCTTGTCTGTCGAATGAAATCACAGCTGTAGGGATCACAAGTATTCTTTCAAGTACATAGCATAGGTTTTACTGAGAGGTAAAAGCAGCTAAAGTAAAGGTTTCTTACAGAGGTACTAATTACATGCTTTGGGTGTGTTTTTggtgatctttttttttatttgctttttatccAAAGGCAAAATGTTTAGTGCGTTTGCTCTAGGAAAATGCTGTATCTTAATTTCATGAAGCATTGTACAGTGGCTGGTACAGAACATCAGACCCAGTGTTTGCCACTTACTGACTTTGCAACTTAGGCAAGAGTTTGCCCAtgcctgtttccttttctgtcagCAACAACACAAAACCTCACTTCTCTTCTACTCTGAGATTTTTGAggtgaaagaattattttctaaCTGCTAAGTATTCCTCATAATGAGTTTCTTGGATTTAGCTGGAAATTTGGACACTGAGGTGGccaaaaaatacttttcctagCTGTTAGCGCTCTCATTCGTTTAGAAGAGAGACCACTCGACtgctaaagaaaaatgttgaatAGCTTGCTAGCATAGAACTATACGtgcagaagaaaaggcatttGAATTGTCAAGTCAGAAGTGACAATCAAATATTATGCAGATGGTATTAGCTCATTAAGCACACATCTAGTATACTGCTGAGCTGCAAACTGCAGAATGTATAATACAGTTTAGTATGTTTCTTTCTGGCAAAGCAAATGATGCAGATTTGGATTGTACATTACTTTATTTTAGAGTAACCCAAAGGAAAAATTTCAAGTGGTAGTGGAAAGTGAGTATTATCTTGCATCCCCCTCTCATCTGACTAAATACCATTTCTTCTTTAGGTCTTTTCTTAACCTGTTGGTCATCCCAAAGTTCTGGTTTGAATTAGTTTCCAAGATTCTGTCACCTTGAGAGACAAAATGTAGTATTTGTTAAAACTGCAGAACTGGCTCTTGATGGCTCTTTGGATTTGGCTGAGTGCTGCCATTCTTGTGCTGTTATCGTTCTCGGACGCTTATTTACTATGCAGACGCTAGGCTAAGGAGGGCTTGAGGCATCTTCCCAAGGTCTGTTTTCAATAAAGTAGTTGTCAGCCAGCCACAAAGCTCTTGCAAAGcctccgatttttttttttatgatcattTTAAGTTGCTGCTTTATTTCCACCTGGTGATTGAGACGTGCATAAGCCAGCCATCTGGACTGACAGTTAGAACATTCCTTATGGCTATTTCTGATGAGTAGACCTGTTTATACAAGATTCATGTGTACTATTAATGGGACAAATGTCAATGTACACATTACCTTTTGATAAAGTACCGTGTTTCTTAGCTGTCTTAATTACTGATATTGCTTAAACATGTCTGGAATGTGAACATGGAGGCTTAAACAAATGTTTTGGACTTTCAggtcaaagaaaataatattgcaTATGAATTGGACTTCTCAAAAGTCTACTGGAATCCCCGTCTTTCCACAGAGCATGGCCGTATTGTTGAGCTTTTAAAGCCTGGTGATGTTCTTTTCGATGTCTTTGCTGGGATTGGACCTTTTGCTATtccagcagcaaagaaaaagtgCCGTGTATTTGCAAATGATCTCAATCCTGAATCCTACAACTGGCTTCTGCACAACTGTAAACTAAACAAAGTATACAACAAGATAAAAGCATTCAACATGGATGGCAGGGACTTTCTTCTGGGGCCAGTTAGAGAAGAACTAAGTAAAGAGTTCCCACTTcaaacaaaagaacagaaaacctcTTTTCATATAGTCATGAATTTGCCAGCTTTGGCTCTTGAATTTCTAGATGTTTTCAGACATCTCTTAGTTGGAGAGCCACGCAGCACCGCTGTGCTCCCCACGGTGCACTGCTACGCTTTCTCCAAACATGATGACCCAGCCAAAGATATTCAAGAACGAGCTGAGGCTTCACTGGGAACCTCCTTAGATGGACGCTGTTCTACTTACCTGGTTAGAAATGTTGCACCGAACAAGGAGATGATGTGCATTAGTTTCCAGATTCCAGCTGATGTCCTATACAAGAGGCCCTGCCCTGCTGAAGGTAAAGAACAATCCTCCCAAACAGTGTTCATTTTTCAGGCTacatcttttgctttttcaggcTGGTTCCCACGTTTTCAGTGCTGTGGGCCACTTCAGCTGTGTGACAGCAATTCTCTACTGTGGTGTGAGCGTGGAGGACTAAAGGCCTGCATGTCTGCAGCAGCTGGGGGGCTTCATGCGCTGTCAGTAACAGTGGTCCTCTCTGATCCCAGCATGAGCCCCAGTGGAAGAAGCAGTGGACTGGATAGGATCATCCCACAGGCTATAATCCAGACCGTTATGCCTTAGATAGCATGTTGGGGGAGGACAGGGTATCTAACATCCAGCATACGTTTGATTTAGCCAAATATTTAAGAACTGGGGCTCACCTTTTACCTGAGGTAGCATGGCTTACTTCCAACTTAGTGGTGTCAGTTCTGACCTTCTTCCTTATGCTTACATGGACTCAGTTTAGACCTGGATTCTCTACATCAGCAGAATCAGGTTATGTATAGTTTAATTGGGAAATACAAATATctttagatacttttttttttttttttgaagtcattcAGTTCTTTGTATTTGTAGTATTTGTAGAAGTAGTATTTGTAGAAACTGGTTGGTTTCAGTGAAATTGAGCTTTGCACCATATGATGAGTGGGGAGAGGGAGACTTTCAGCCTGCAGTTGCACAGACTCGATAGAGGAAAGGAGGTTTTGGTAAGGTTTTAATgctatgaaatttatttttatgctattaCTGGGTAGCGCTGAGATGTAGGTCAATGAggggtttttttaaagtttgttttggcACTTAGTAAAGAAAAGATTCCCTGTTATTGCCTTCGCAGTTTTCATTTGTAACGGTTAATCCTGACTTTAACTCATCTCTTCCTGATAAGTCTCTTAAGTATTACATGGTTTATGGTTTAGTTCAGAATCTGTTTATTGTACACTAAGCTTACTTTTTTGAACCTTCTTCCAGAGAAACCAGCCTCTAAACGTCTGCGTACcagcaaagatttttctgaagagaAGTTATTGAGTTGAAGACTAGAATTATGGTAACTATCTTATTAGTTTGCATAAGGTATACTTAGGATACCTCTAGTCCACCCCTTAAATTATTTGAACCATGCTTGTGTTACTGACTTTAGATGTAGAGATGCGTAATGCACTTTACATCTTTCCTTGGTCAGCATTTGtttcctgcattttctttttcttagttgtGGGATCAATAATCAGACTGAAATTGTTCTTCTTACAAAGAATAAAACTTTGcccttttttaataaatattttctggtacttttctgttatttcataCCCCATGATAATTCAGTAACACAGATGGGGATAGTTTTTTTGCTGCAGTTCTATTTTGATAATTTGCAGTTTGTAGCAGGACATACCTTAATGCTAACGCAAGTAAGGTATGAATGGTGAAGACATTGCTTTTTATGTTTTGTAGGACTTAGGAAATAACCTTTGTTACAGTGTAGCATGGGATTCTCTTCGACCAGCAGGTTTAGTGTTTGAGAATACTGGATTATTGTAAGCAGATGCACAAACAGCTCTTCTGTAAGCAAGATAATCTTTCAAAAACTTGCTCCAAGTTACAAAAAGGTCTAAGTAACCACACATTCTTGTGCCTGGGCTTTTGGAGtaataaatactgtttttaacaCTAAGTGATTTAGTTAGTTTACTGACTAATGCCCACCACTGCATGTGCTCCTGTGCTGCCCTGTGGGTTGCCCATAAACGCTTGCAAAGCTGCTTTTGTTCTTCATAAGCGTGGTTGTGATAAGGCCTTTGACCATTCAGGAATGATGCAGTCACCCTGTCCTTTGAGCTAACGCTCCTGTGTGTTTTATGTGACAGAGCCTGCACATCCCTTTGACTTCTAACAGTCCATTGTGTATTGGTTTGTGGTCCAAGCTTAGGGCTTCCTGGCCCTGTTACTTTTCAGAAACCATGGTTTCATCACCATTTTTTTGCTGTTAGGCAAGTCAGCTGTGTAACTGTGATTTTCAGCAGTACATGACTAAAGGAgcccagagcagggaagagggaTTTTTAGCACTTAAAAGTTCTGCTCACTTTATTTAAAGTAGCAGTTGCATTTAATCCTTAACAGCTTAACTTTGGTTTGCTTACAAGTCAATGGATTATGTTTAACTACACTCAAAACTATGTTTTCCCATACTGTGTGTAGTTACTGCTTTTACATATGGACATTCCACTTCAAATAGCAAAAGGTTTAATGTGCACGCACAAGTTGCATGAGTATATTTAAATGACATGTAGTAATGCATAAGCAATTTTGCATTCATTAGGGTAATAAGTTAAAGCTTTATAAACTGAACAGAAACCAAGTCATAGGAGAGGTGTACCTTTAGCAGGCAGGGTGAGGAACAGTATAGCTTCCCTTTACTATTCCTCAATGTCATGTAAAGCAAACATTGACAGAGATGCCCAAACACCCAGTTTCTAACCCTAAGGCAGCATAGGAGACCCGCTAACATCAGGGAGGACTAAGTTTTTGCTTGTTTCATGTCCCTGCCCCCGCCAGATCCCTGCCCTCCCAACGTTTCACTCTTCTTAGACTTCAGAACAAAGCTGAAAATTTTGTTTCCCCTCTCTCCCATAACAGTAGCTTTGTCTTCCCTCCCCTTAGCAGTGGTTCTGCCACCTTTCATGCTCCCTGCAATATGCCGTTCTGCCCCAGCCAGAGCTGTAGCTTAAAACCGCCTGCCTGCCAAGACTCCCTTGTtgctgctgctccctcctggggTCCAGAGCTGAATCAGAGAGGGACTGCAGCTATCGTAGGTGTCCTTGGAACAGGAGGCATGCTGCCAGGCATTTATGATACAGGAAATGATGAACTCTCACCGCTTCTGGCATCgagaggaaaaaatctgaaataggtCTGGCAATGATGGCAGCCATCTACCATGAAGTAAGGAATGGCTAAATGAAGGGCATGGAAACTTTTAGGCCCCACAGgtgagaggagaagaggaagggccCTTAGAGGCAGCAGGCAAAAAGCAGCACTCGTGTCTCGGGGGCTACGCTACAAGAGGCTGCAAGTGCTGAGAGGGGTCTCTGACAGGTTCTGCATGGTTGAGTCCTACAACACCCAGCCACAAGGCTCTCTGTCTAAGGTCAGGCCACCTCTACACCTCAGCCTTCTGTGTAATGTTACCTGTCGACATCTCTTCTGGGCACAAACAATAGGATTTCagagaaagggaaatggaaattttggcatctccctcccccttccttaaTAAAGGAAGCACCAGGTCTGGAATAAAGCTTATTCTTCACTTTATtacaagttagaaaaaaaaaaaatacattcatttactACACTCTTCAGAGCAATATTTAACAACCATTAACAGATGACCCATC from Struthio camelus isolate bStrCam1 chromosome 5, bStrCam1.hap1, whole genome shotgun sequence includes the following:
- the TRMT5 gene encoding tRNA (guanine(37)-N1)-methyltransferase isoform X3; the encoded protein is MLLAQYSGRIPGPFVVIQRNSFFTMPETVEDKGNLELYSPPPKVRGMTELNREAFKRTVVVPVLKVKKEIISTLLKSLKHTVLQRPGLKRVVEDPEDENNRLLILDPHKIAEFSLGESEQEVLKQLNIPPEVCKYDLELTYDNFKSEEILRAVLPEGQDVTSGFSRVGHIAHLNLRDHQLPYRHLIGQVIIDKNPGVTCVVNKTSIIDNTYRNFQMEVLAGESNLVTKVKENNIAYELDFSKVYWNPRLSTEHGRIVELLKPGDVLFDVFAGIGPFAIPAAKKKCRVFANDLNPESYNWLLHNCKLNKVYNKIKAFNMDGRDFLLGPVREELSKEFPLQTKEQKTSFHIVMNLPALALEFLDVFRHLLVGEPRSTAVLPTVHCYAFSKHDDPAKDIQERAEASLGTSLDGRCSTYLVRNVAPNKEMMCISFQIPADVLYKRPCPAEEKPASKRLRTSKDFSEEKLLS
- the TRMT5 gene encoding tRNA (guanine(37)-N1)-methyltransferase isoform X2, whose product is MRTLWRFGYSARLLKTNHFRTAASNTSFPAVWMLLAQYSGRIPGPFVVIQRNSFFTMPETVEDKGNLELYSPPPKVRGMTELNREAFKRTVVVPVLKVKKEIISTLLKSLKHTVLQRPGLKRVVEDPEDENNRLLILDPHKIAEFSLGESEQEVLKQLNIPPEVCKYDLELTYDNFKSEEILRAVLPEGQDVTSGFSRVGHIAHLNLRDHQLPYRHLIGQVIIDKNPGVTCVVNKTSIIDNTYRNFQMEVLAGESNLVTKVKENNIAYELDFSKVYWNPRLSTEHGRIVELLKPGDVLFDVFAGIGPFAIPAAKKKCRVFANDLNPESYNWLLHNCKLNKVYNKIKAFNMDGRDFLLGPVREELSKEFPLQTKEQKTSFHIVMNLPALALEFLDVFRHLLVGEPRSTAVLPTVHCYAFSKHDDPAKDIQERAEASLGTSLDGRCSTYLVRNVAPNKEMMCISFQIPADVLYKRPCPAEEKPASKRLRTSKDFSEEKLLS
- the TRMT5 gene encoding tRNA (guanine(37)-N1)-methyltransferase isoform X1; amino-acid sequence: MAERVTLTQEQTRGTLWRFGYSARLLKTNHFRTAASNTSFPAVWMLLAQYSGRIPGPFVVIQRNSFFTMPETVEDKGNLELYSPPPKVRGMTELNREAFKRTVVVPVLKVKKEIISTLLKSLKHTVLQRPGLKRVVEDPEDENNRLLILDPHKIAEFSLGESEQEVLKQLNIPPEVCKYDLELTYDNFKSEEILRAVLPEGQDVTSGFSRVGHIAHLNLRDHQLPYRHLIGQVIIDKNPGVTCVVNKTSIIDNTYRNFQMEVLAGESNLVTKVKENNIAYELDFSKVYWNPRLSTEHGRIVELLKPGDVLFDVFAGIGPFAIPAAKKKCRVFANDLNPESYNWLLHNCKLNKVYNKIKAFNMDGRDFLLGPVREELSKEFPLQTKEQKTSFHIVMNLPALALEFLDVFRHLLVGEPRSTAVLPTVHCYAFSKHDDPAKDIQERAEASLGTSLDGRCSTYLVRNVAPNKEMMCISFQIPADVLYKRPCPAEEKPASKRLRTSKDFSEEKLLS